The Couchioplanes caeruleus sequence AAAAGAGCACGTATAGACCGGTGATGATGTAGCTCACCCACAGCCCGGCGGTGGCCAGCCCGTCCCCGGACTCGCCGCTGCTGCGCATCTGCTTCTTCGCCACATGGCCCATGACGATGCCGGCGGGAGGGAAGACGAAGGCGAACACCAGGCTCAGGATCGCCATCGTGTTGGTCGGCGCCGGCATCTGGCCATAGGGCTGCTGGGCGTACGGCTGGCCGTAACCCGGCGGCGGGTACTGCTGCTTACCGTAGGGCTGCCCGCTGGTAGGCATTCCGTACGGCGGCGGCTGCCCGTACGGTTGCCCACTCGACGGCGCACCGCTGGACGGAGCCGCGTAGGGGTCCTGCGAGTACGGCGAGGTGGGATCGTAGGGCGGCTGCTGCCCATAGGGCTGCTGCGGCTGATACGGGTCCGGCGTGCCACCGGGCGGCGGTGGGTAGGTCATCAGTGGTCCTCCTAGTTCACCCGGCACCGTACTAGCCTGCGAGGACGTCGAGTCATCCCGATACCGCGTGTCTAGCAGTCCCCGGTTGTCACAACCCGTCAGGGACAGCCCGCGGCCCGTTCAGCCACCGTCCCGGCGGGCATGCCCGAGCATCGTGAGGCAGCACCGCTGTCACCAGGCCGTCACCGCAGCTTGGTGAGGTTGCCGACGGCACGCTCGACGGCGAGGCAGAGGTCCTCGACGTAGTCCATGCCGGCCTCGGCGGCGATGCGGCGGGCCTCGGCGGAGACGATGCCGGTCTGGAGCCACACCGCAGGCGCCTTGACGGCCGCGGCCTGGCGGACGATCTCCACGGCGTCGGCCGCGGGACGGAAGATGTTGACCAGATCGACGGGTTCGGGCAGGTCGGCCAGGGTCGGCACGGTCTTGACGCCGAACACCTCGTCGACGAACGGGTTGACCGGGATGATCTTCCAGCCGTGTCGGAGCATCTGAAGCGGCACGGAGTGCGACGGCTTGCGGGGCTCGCGAGAGGCGCCGACGACGGCGATGACATTCGCCTCCGCCAAGATCTGCTGTGCACTCCTCATGTCTCGACTCTATCGACGCACGGCCGATGGACCACGCGAACCCGACGGGATTTCGGCGCCCCGCGCGGTCTCACAGCCATCAACACCTCCTGAGCAACAACGCCAGCACCTACCGACCTCTCCGCCCGCCCTGGCGGTGGCTGACCGTCGCCGCCGCGCTGACCTGTGACCTGGATGTCCTGGGGCGGCCGGGCCCCGGGTGTGCGGGCGGGGCCGGCGTGTGCGGGCGGGGCCGGCGTGTGCGGGCGGGGCCGGCGTGTGCGGGCGGGGTTCGCGTGTGCGGGCGGGGTTCGCCTGTGCGGGCGGGGTTCGCGTGTGCGGTGGCCGGGGTCTCCGCAGGGACGGCGCCGGGGGTCACATCAGCGTGAGCTGGCGGGGCTCTTCCTGCCTGATCGTCGCCGCGTTGCCGGTGGTGTCCTTGTCGCTTGCGACCTGGCGTGCCTCGGCTGGGGCCGCGCGGTGCAGGCCGTGGCGGCGGGCCGCCAGGCGTACCCGGGCGGCGATCTCGTTCTGGAGCGGCTGCGGCAGGTAGGAGCCGCCGCGGAACAGCTCTCGGTAGCGGGGTGCCAGGTCGGGGTGTTCGCGGGTCAGCCAGGCGGCATACCACTCGCGGGCCCCGGGGCGCAGGTGGAGGGCGAGCGGGGTCACGCTGGTCGCTCCGGCGGCCGCTATCGCCTGGACCGTTTCCTCGATGGACCCGTCGGTGTCGGTGAGACCGGGGAGGATCGGTGCCATCAGGACGCTGACCGAGAAGCCGGCGTCGGCCAGGCGGCGGACCGCGTCGAGGCGCCGCCGGGGGCTGGGCGTGCCGGGCTCGACCGCTCGCCACAGGCTCTCGTCGAGGAATCCGACGGAGAACGCCAGCCCTACCGTCGTCACCGTGGCCGCCTGCCGGAGCAGCGCCAGGTCGCGCAGGATCAAGGTGCCCTTCGTCAGGATGGAGAACGGGTTGGCGAAGTCGCGCAGCGCCGCCAGGATCTGTGGCATCAGGCCATACCGGCCCTCGGCCCGCTGGTAGACGTCCACGTTGGTCCCCATGGCGATGGGTGCACCGGTCCATCGTGGCGCGGCGAGCTCACGGCGCACCAGCTCACCGGCGTTCACCTTGACGACCACCTTGGAGTCGAAGTCGTGACCGGCGTCGAGGTCGAGGTAGGTGTGCGTGTTCCGGGCGAAGCAGTTGTGGCTCACCACCCCGTCGGCGATGAAGTCCCCGGTGCCGGTGGTGATGTCGTAGAGCGGGAGCGTCAGCCCGAGCTCCTCGATGTCGGCGACGGTCAGCTCGGCATCGCTGCGCACGCCGACTCCGGAAGCGTCCAGCGGTGCCTCGCTCACTCCGGTGAGGTGCCGAAACCGCAGGGCGGCCCACAGGTCGCGGGCCACCTCAACCGAGTAGACGCCGCCGAGCTGGGGGTGAGGCGGGCGCCCGCTGGGCAGGCCGAGGTGCGTGAGGGCGTCGGTCACCCGGTCGAGAAATCCGTGGTCGCGGCTGGTGAACACGACGGCCAGGCGGTCCGCCGATCCGGTGGCACCGAACGCGCCGGCCAGGAAGCCTCTGTGCCACTCGCCCGAGGCCGTCTCCGGCCAGCGCAGCGCCTGGTGCAGGGGGACATCCTCGAGATAGGCGTCGGCGCGGACCCACGCATCACCCTCGCGCGGGCCGGTGGCGGCGCCCGCGTCGCCGCGGACCAGGCCGCAGAGAAAGCCGGTCTTGTAGTCGGGCGACTCCTTGGGCGGGTCGGCGAAGTGACCCACGCCGGACATGCGGTCGCCGACGGCCAGGGCGGGCTGGTGCGGCTCACCGGGGCTGACGTGCCGCCACCCCCGGTCGGTGAGGAACCGATGGTCGCCGCTGGCCACGAGGCGGGTGCCGTCCGCCAGCGTGACGCGGAACGCGGGTCGCGACGTCGGCCAGTGGTCGAGGACGGTCGTCGCCACGTACCGCCGGTGCGGGCCGGCGCCCATCGTGCCGAGCACCGCGTCGCCCACCCGGAGCTGCGACAGAGGCCGCGTCGACCCGTCGGCCATCAGGATCGGGGTGTCGCCGCTCAGGCAGTAGGAGCAGGCGTGTGAGCAGCCGCGATAGGGATTGACTGTCCACTGGAACGGCACGCGGGAGGCGCCCGGCACCCGATTGATGATCGACTTTGCCCGGACCTCGTAGAACGTCATGCCCGAGAAGCCCGGGGTGTCGAACGTGCGCACGGTCGCTCCGGGCAGCGCCAGCGGCAGGGGTGAGGCCGCTGGCGCTGCGTCCTGGAGCGAGTCGTCGCCGGTCGGTGCCGACAGGTGAGACCATCGCATGGCGAAGATTCGAACACATGTACGAGTCGACTGTCCAGCCGACTCACCCGGCCTGTGGACAACGGTGGCTGGGAACGCCGAAGCGCCGCGAATCGAGGGACTCGCGGCGCTTCGGCGTCGTTCTATGGTGCGGCCCTGACGCCGCGGTCGCCTCGCTACTCGGTGGCGGTGGTGGCGAGCTGCTTGCGTACGTCTTCCATGTCGAGCTTCTCGACCTGCTCGATCAGGGACTCGAGCGCGGACTCGGGGAGGGCTCCCGGCTGCGAGAAGACGATGACGCCGTCGCGCACCGCCATGATCGTCGGGATCGAGCGGATGTCGAACTTCGCGGCGAGCTCCTGCTGTGCCTCGGTGTCGACCTTGCCGAAGGTGATGTCGGGGTGCTTCTCCGAGGAGCGCTCGTACGTCGGCGCGAAACGCACGCACGGCCCGCACCAGCTAGCCCAGAAGTCGACCAGCACGATGCCGTCCTTGCCGGTCACCTCATCGAAGTTCTCTGCGGTCAACGTAACGGTCGCCATGATCTCTCCGTCCACGGGATTGGGGCTACGTGGCCATTCAACCGATCGTCCACCTCGGCAATTCCCATGCCCAGGCGGGAGGCACGTGGTCTGAGGCACGATTTCGAACCCGCCGGCGGACGCGCCAGGCCCGATCGTAACCGAAAGTAGGGAGAGAGTTTTCATATGCTGCGAATCGGCGTGCGTCCATGTGCCTGGGGCAGCGGCAACAGCCCTGTCCAGCTCAGCGGGATAACAATCCCATCGCCCGTAGGCACGAATAGATAACAAACCTAACTGTGACCTGGGTCACTTTGAAAACCCTTCACATGTGCACGGACGGTAAGGCAAACTCTTTCTCAACAGAGCGTGGGCGGCGGGTGCCGGGGAGGGCCCCGCCGCTCATTGCGTCTCCTGACGGATCGACCAAGCCGTGACGTTCCTGGCCGGTATCCGAGATGATCGACACCATGTCCGGGCCGCCACGGCCACTACGGCGCGAGCCCGGCCGAGACGGCGGCGGCTTGCGGGGTTACCGTCCTGCACCATGACGGCCGACGAGGTGATCACCGAAAGCGGGCTTCCCGCACCCATGGCCGGGAGTGAGCCGCACCTCGAGGTCGGCGTCGGGCCCTGGGCGGGTCCCTGGCCCGACGACGAGCGCTATGACCCGGAGCTTCTCGAGCAAGGCGACCGCCGCAACGTCGTCGACCGGTATCGCTACTGGCGCCGCGAGGCCGTCGTCGCCGATCTTGACCGCCGGCGGCACGGGTTTCATGTCGCGATCGAGAACTGGCAGCACGATTTCAACATCGGGACCGTGGTCCGCAACGCCAACGCGTT is a genomic window containing:
- a CDS encoding DUF4190 domain-containing protein; this encodes MTYPPPPGGTPDPYQPQQPYGQQPPYDPTSPYSQDPYAAPSSGAPSSGQPYGQPPPYGMPTSGQPYGKQQYPPPGYGQPYAQQPYGQMPAPTNTMAILSLVFAFVFPPAGIVMGHVAKKQMRSSGESGDGLATAGLWVSYIITGLYVLFCASLAIIPLLAAATTSTA
- a CDS encoding CoA-binding protein, translating into MRSAQQILAEANVIAVVGASREPRKPSHSVPLQMLRHGWKIIPVNPFVDEVFGVKTVPTLADLPEPVDLVNIFRPAADAVEIVRQAAAVKAPAVWLQTGIVSAEARRIAAEAGMDYVEDLCLAVERAVGNLTKLR
- a CDS encoding intein-containing Rv2578c family radical SAM protein, whose product is MRWSHLSAPTGDDSLQDAAPAASPLPLALPGATVRTFDTPGFSGMTFYEVRAKSIINRVPGASRVPFQWTVNPYRGCSHACSYCLSGDTPILMADGSTRPLSQLRVGDAVLGTMGAGPHRRYVATTVLDHWPTSRPAFRVTLADGTRLVASGDHRFLTDRGWRHVSPGEPHQPALAVGDRMSGVGHFADPPKESPDYKTGFLCGLVRGDAGAATGPREGDAWVRADAYLEDVPLHQALRWPETASGEWHRGFLAGAFGATGSADRLAVVFTSRDHGFLDRVTDALTHLGLPSGRPPHPQLGGVYSVEVARDLWAALRFRHLTGVSEAPLDASGVGVRSDAELTVADIEELGLTLPLYDITTGTGDFIADGVVSHNCFARNTHTYLDLDAGHDFDSKVVVKVNAGELVRRELAAPRWTGAPIAMGTNVDVYQRAEGRYGLMPQILAALRDFANPFSILTKGTLILRDLALLRQAATVTTVGLAFSVGFLDESLWRAVEPGTPSPRRRLDAVRRLADAGFSVSVLMAPILPGLTDTDGSIEETVQAIAAAGATSVTPLALHLRPGAREWYAAWLTREHPDLAPRYRELFRGGSYLPQPLQNEIAARVRLAARRHGLHRAAPAEARQVASDKDTTGNAATIRQEEPRQLTLM
- the trxA gene encoding thioredoxin, whose translation is MATVTLTAENFDEVTGKDGIVLVDFWASWCGPCVRFAPTYERSSEKHPDITFGKVDTEAQQELAAKFDIRSIPTIMAVRDGVIVFSQPGALPESALESLIEQVEKLDMEDVRKQLATTATE